One genomic region from Spirosoma sp. KCTC 42546 encodes:
- the murC gene encoding UDP-N-acetylmuramate--L-alanine ligase, translating to MPQSIHFISIGGSAMHNLALALQQQGHSITGSDETIYEPSRTRLQQHNLLPAEMGWFPDKIDTNLDAVIVGMHARKDNPELAKALELGLPVYSYPEFIYQQSQQKQRVVIAGSHGKTTIAAMILHALKFHNRVFDYWIGDPVEDFDTTVRLSLTAPLIIIEGDEYASSPIDSRPKFLHYKPHIALISGIAWDHINLYPTWDEYVDQFESLAEAMPKAGILIFDESDDMLDVIGQKERADITKVPYFPHPSEIVNGQTYLITKQGKHIPIHLFGQHNLKNIAGAITVCDRIGITEDQFYEAIPTFKGVSGRLEKIAETPKRIVYRDFAHSPAKVEAATDAVKQQFPDKKLVAVVELHTFSSLNKLFLDQYRDTMNAADEAIVFIDTQTQANNHLSPITADDIQTAFDRSNLHVITDAGTLKAYLTKQHDEAQVFLLMSSGTFGGLDLNTVTKNLAQL from the coding sequence ATGCCCCAGTCTATTCATTTTATTTCTATCGGCGGCAGTGCTATGCATAATCTGGCATTAGCACTCCAGCAACAAGGTCATAGTATTACTGGCTCCGACGAGACTATTTACGAGCCTTCACGAACTCGACTACAACAGCATAACCTGCTGCCTGCCGAAATGGGTTGGTTTCCCGATAAAATCGATACCAATTTAGATGCGGTTATTGTTGGTATGCATGCCCGTAAGGATAATCCAGAACTGGCAAAAGCGCTTGAATTAGGCTTGCCTGTTTATTCATATCCTGAATTTATTTACCAGCAAAGCCAGCAGAAACAACGCGTAGTCATAGCTGGGAGTCATGGCAAAACGACTATAGCGGCCATGATTTTACATGCACTTAAATTCCACAACCGTGTTTTTGATTATTGGATTGGAGACCCAGTCGAGGATTTTGACACAACTGTTCGCTTATCATTAACAGCACCTCTTATTATTATTGAGGGTGATGAATATGCATCATCACCTATCGATTCACGCCCAAAATTCCTGCATTACAAGCCACATATCGCCCTCATAAGCGGTATTGCCTGGGACCATATCAATTTGTATCCAACCTGGGATGAGTATGTCGATCAATTTGAGTCACTAGCCGAAGCCATGCCCAAAGCGGGTATTCTGATTTTTGATGAGTCAGACGATATGCTTGATGTCATTGGTCAGAAAGAGCGTGCTGATATTACCAAAGTGCCTTATTTTCCACATCCGAGCGAAATTGTTAATGGCCAGACTTACCTTATTACAAAGCAGGGTAAACACATACCAATCCATCTGTTTGGCCAGCACAATTTAAAAAATATCGCAGGGGCTATAACCGTTTGTGATCGTATTGGGATTACAGAAGATCAGTTTTATGAAGCAATTCCAACTTTTAAAGGTGTAAGCGGTCGGCTGGAAAAAATTGCGGAAACCCCGAAACGAATCGTCTACCGCGACTTTGCTCACTCACCTGCCAAAGTCGAAGCTGCGACGGATGCGGTTAAACAACAATTCCCGGACAAAAAGTTGGTAGCTGTCGTTGAACTCCATACGTTTAGTAGCCTAAATAAATTGTTTTTGGATCAGTATAGAGACACAATGAATGCGGCTGATGAAGCTATTGTATTTATTGATACGCAAACACAAGCAAACAATCATCTTAGCCCTATCACTGCTGATGACATTCAAACGGCCTTCGATCGATCAAATCTACACGTCATTACAGATGCTGGTACTCTGAAGGCTTATCTGACGAAGCAACATGACGAAGCGCAAGTCTTTTTATTGATGAGTTCCGGAACATTCGGGGGCTTAGACTTAAATACTGTAACTAAAAATTTAGCCCAACTTTAA
- a CDS encoding TIGR00730 family Rossman fold protein, with amino-acid sequence MQSLVVYCASSLGTNPIYNEIAVELGEKMAARNIRLIYGGGGFGLMGNVANAVLQQGGEVTGVIPNFLADLEVAHTTLTELHFVETMHERKFKMVQLSKGVITLPGGYGTLDELFEILAWRQLKLYDGPVAIINVNGYYDLMLQQLDRMIADGFLKAENRGLLIVASSVDEVLELINEFWESHI; translated from the coding sequence ATGCAGAGCCTTGTCGTTTACTGTGCATCTAGTCTGGGCACAAATCCTATTTATAACGAAATAGCTGTTGAACTCGGCGAAAAAATGGCCGCTCGTAACATCCGCCTTATTTACGGTGGAGGAGGGTTTGGACTAATGGGAAATGTTGCTAACGCCGTTTTACAACAGGGAGGAGAAGTAACAGGCGTAATTCCTAACTTCCTTGCTGATCTTGAAGTAGCTCATACAACGCTTACTGAACTACATTTTGTTGAAACCATGCATGAGCGAAAGTTCAAGATGGTGCAATTATCTAAGGGCGTAATCACCTTACCCGGAGGCTATGGTACACTTGACGAACTATTTGAAATTCTGGCTTGGCGACAACTCAAACTTTATGATGGGCCAGTGGCTATAATTAATGTGAACGGTTATTATGATCTTATGCTTCAACAGCTCGACCGTATGATTGCAGATGGGTTTCTGAAAGCTGAAAACCGTGGACTTTTGATTGTAGCCTCATCGGTTGATGAGGTTTTAGAACTAATAAATGAGTTTTGGGAATCACATATCTAG